The DNA segment ACCGAGGAGTTGATCGCCGAGTTCGGCGGCCTCATCGGCGACGTGATCGCGTTCGTGCTGGCGTTCGTCGTCGTCTACTTCGTCGGCAGGTACCTGCTGGTCAACCTGGTCGACCGTACGATGCGGGCGCGGGGAATCGACGAGACGGTCCGGCAACTGGCGACCAGGACGGCCGGAGCGGTGGCGCTGTTCGTCGCCGTCGCGGTGGCGTTCACCGTGGCGGGGTTCGGGGCGTTCCTCGCGGCGTTCGCCACGCTGGGCGGCGCGCTCGCGCTGGCGGCCGGTTTCGCGGCCCAGGACCTCGTCGCCAACTTCGTCGCCGGGGTGTTCATCCTGAAGGACGAACCGTTCGAGGTCGGCGACTGGATAGAGTGGTCGGACTACGCGGGCGTCGTCCGGGAGATCGACCTCCGGGTGACGAAGGTCGAGACGTTCAACAACGAGGTCGTCACGGTGCCCAACTCCGAACTGGCGAACAACCCGGTGACGAACCCGATGGCCAACGAGAAGCTTCGGATGCAGTTCACCTTCGGCATCGGCTACGACGACGACATCGACGAGGCGGCCGACATCATCGTCGCCGACGCCGAGAGCTGTGAGGAGATACTCTCGGACCCGGCGCCGTCGGTCCGGACGACCGAACTGGCCGACTCCTACGTCGGACTGGAGTCCCGAATCTGGATCGACGACCCCGGCCGCGGGAAGTTCAAGGAGGTGCTGTCCGAGCACGTCGAAGGGGTCAAGGAGCGTTTCGACGCCGAGGGCGTCGAGATGCCCTACCCCTACCGAGAGCTGACGGGCGGTATCGGCATCGAGGAGGTGAACAACGTCGACCAGGTCCGGGTAACGGGCGATTGACCGGCTTCCATGACGGCATCCTGTCGACGGAGAGGGAGTTAGCGTGCGCGCGCGTGCGTGAGTTTTATCAATACTGAGCCTCTACCCTAAATCACGTTTTATGAGTCAGGAAAGTGAATACGGGGCCGGGCAGATTCAGGTCCTCGAAGGTTTGCAGGCGGTCCGCAAACGCCCGGCGATGTACATCGGCTCTACCGATACGCGAGGATTACACCACCTCGTTTACGAAGTCGTTGACAATTCTATCGACGAGGCGCTCGCCGGCTACTGTTCCGCGATTGATGTAACCCTCCACGAGGACGGGTCGGTGAGCATCGCAGACGATGGCCGGGGCATTCCCGTGGACACCCACGAGGAGTACGACGCCCCCGCCCTGGAAGTCATCCTCACCGTCCTCCACGCTGGCGGGAAGTTCGACAACAAGTCCTACCAGGTTTCGGGCGGCCTCCACGGCGTCGGCGTCAGCGTCGTCAACGCGCTCTCCGAGCGGTTCGAGATAGAGGTCCGACGCGACGGCGGCGTGTTCCGCCACGCCTTCGAGCGCGGCGAACCCGCCGGCGAGATGGAGCGCGTCCGCGACCTCGAAGACGGCGAGGAGACGGGCACCTACCAGCGGTTCTGGCCCGACGGCGACATCTTCGAGACGACCGAGTTCAAGTTCTCGACGCTGGCGACGCGCCTGCGCGAACTGGCGTTCCTGAACTCCGGCGTTGCCATCACGCTGACCGACGAGCGGGACGGCCAGACCGAGACGTTCGAGTACGAGGGCGGCATCCGCGAGTTCGTCGAGTACTTGAACGAGACGAAGACGCCGCTGCACCGCGACGTCATCTACTTCGAAGACGAGGCCGACAACATCCAAGTCGAGGTGGCGATGCAGGCCACCGACGAACTCCAGGGCTCGATCCACGCCTTCGCCAACAACATCAACACCCGCGAGGGCGGCACCCACCTCACCGGGTTCAAGACCGCGCTGACCCGGGTGGTCAACGACTACGCCAACGACAACGGGATGCTCAACGACCTCGACGAGAACCTCACGGGCGAGGACGTCCGTGAGGGTTTGACCGCGGTCATCTCGGTCAAGCACCCCGACCCGCAGTTCGAGGGCCAGACCAAGACCAAACTCGGCAACAGCGAGGTCCGCGGCATCGCGGAGTCGACGGTCCACGAGGGACTGGCGACGTTCTTCGAGGAGAACCCCGACACCGCCGAGGCCATCATCTCGAAGGCGGTCGAGGCCGCGAAGGCCCGCAAGGCCGCCAAGAAGGCCGAGGAGTTGACCCGCCGGAAGAACGCGCTCGAATCGACCGCGCTCCCCGGCAAACTCGCCGACTGTCAGTCGCGGGACCCCAGCGACGCCGAACTGTTCGTCGTGGAGGGCGACTCCGCGGGCGGGTCGGCCAAGCAGGCCCGCGACCGAGAGTTCCAGGCCATCCTCCCGCTGTTCGGCAAGGTGCTGAACGTCGAGAAACACCGCCTCGACCGGGTGCTGGAGAACGACAAGATTCGAAACTTCATCACCGCCATCGGCACCGGCGTCGGCGACGAGTTCGACCTCGACGAGGCGCGCTACCACAAGATCATCATCATGACGGACGCCGACGTCGACGGCGCCCACATCCGGACGCTGTACCTTACCCTGCTGTACCGGTACATGCGCCCGCTGCTCGAAGCGGGGTACGTCTACGCGGCCCAACCGCCGCTCTACCGCATCCGCTACCGGGGCGAGACGTACGACGCGATGACCGAGGCCGAGCGCGAGGAGATAATCGAGGAGAAATGCGACGGCAACCCCTCCCAGGTCCAGCGGTTCAAGGGGCTCGGCGAGATGAACCCCGAACAGCTCTGGGAGACGACGATGAACCCCGACAACCGCATCCTGAAGCAGGTCACCATCGAGGACGCCGCGGCGGCCGACAAGATGTTCTCGGTGCTGATGGGCGACGCGGTCGAACCGCGCAAGCAGTTCATCAAGGAACACGCCACCGAGGCCGAATGGGTCGACATCTGAGAACCGTTTCGACCACGAAAACCAACAGAAACACGACAATACATGAGTGCTGACACACCAGACCTCCCTGACGAGGTCGCAGAGCGAGTACGGAGCGTCCGCGTCGAGGACGAGATGGAGCAGAGTTACATCGACTACGCGATGTCGGTCATCGCGGGCCGGGCACTACCGGACGTCCGGGACGGCCTCAAGCCCGTCCACCGGCGCATCCTCTACGCGATGCACCGGGCGGGCATCACCAGCGGTGCCGGCCACCGGAAGTGTTCCAACATCGTGGGCGACACGATGGGCGACTTCCACCCCCACGGCGACCAGTCCATCTACGACGCGCTGGCCCGGATGGCCCAGCCCTTCTCGATGCGCTACCCCCTGGTCGACGGTCAGGGCAACTTCGGCTCGGTGGACGGCGACCCGCCGGCCGCGATGCGGTACACCGAGGCCCGGATGGACTCCATCGCCGAGGAGTTGCTGGCCGACATCGACATGGACACCGTCGACTGGCAGTCCAACTACGACGACCGGCTTCAGGAGCCGGAGGTGCTGCCCTCGGCGTTCCCGAACTTGCTGGTCAACGGGTCGTCCGGCATCGCGGTCGGGATGTCGACCAACATCCCGCCGCACAACCTCGGCGAGGTCATCGACGCGACGGTCGAACTCATCGAGAACCCAGAGGCGACCGTCGAGGACCTGATGGAGCACGTCAAGGGACCGGACTTCCCGACCGGCGCGAACATCGTCGGCCGGAACGCGGTCCACGCCGCGTACAAGACCGGCCGCGGGCGCATCCGGGTCCGCGCGGAGTTCGAGGTCGAGGAGAACGAGAACGGCAGCGACCGAATCCTCATCACCGAACTTCCCTTCCAGACAAACAAGGCCCGGATGATCGAGAAGATCGCCAACTCGGTCAACGAGGGCACCATCGAGGGTATCCGTGACCTGCGCGACGAGTCTGACCGCGACGGCATCCGCATCGTCGTCGAACTCAAGCAGAACGCGATGGCGGAGGTCGTCAAGAACCAGCTGCTGGAGCAGTACCTCGAGAAGACGTTCGGCGTCATCAACCTCGCGCTGGTCGACGGCCAGCCCCAGGTGCTGACGCTGAAGGAGACGATCGAACACTACCTTGACCACCGCAAGGACGTCGTCCGACGCCGGAGCCAGCACGAACTCGACGAAGCCGAGGACCGCGCCCACATCCTCGAAGGTCGGCTCACGGCGCTGGCGAACGCCGACGACGTGGTCGACATCATCCAGGACGCCGAGGACCGCGACGAGGCGAAGGCCGACCTGCGCGCGGAGTACGACTTCTCCGAGGAGCAGGTCGACCACATCGTCCGGATGCAACTCGGTAGCCTCACCTCGCTCGAAGCCGCCGAAATCGAAGACGAGTACGAGGAGGTCCAGGCCCGAATCGAGCGACTCGAAGAGATTCTGGGCAACGAGTCCGAACTGCTGGCGGTCATCAAGGAGGAACTGCTCGAAGTCAAGGACGAGTACGCCGACGACCGCCGGACCTCGTTCATCGAGGACACCGCCGAGGTGACCCGCGAGGACCTCATCGCCGAGGAGGACGTCGTCGTGGTGCTCACCGAGCAGGACTACGTCAAGCGGATGCCGGTCGCGCAGTTCGACGCCCAGAACCGCGGCGGCAAGGGCATCATCGGCGGCGACATCAAGGAGGGCGACCGGGTGTCGAAGGTGTTCCGGGCCAACACCCACGACCACCTGCTCTGCTTCACCAACCACGGGCAGGTCTACCGGCTGAAGGCCTACGAGATTCCGGAGATGTCCCGGACCGCCCGCGGGAAGTCGGCCATCAACCTCCTCGACCTCGACGACGGCGAGGAGCTGACGGCGGTCGTCAACACCGACGACTTCGCCGACGACGAGTGTCTGAGCATGGTCACCCGCGACGGCTACGTCAAGCGGACCGCGACCGAGGAGTTCGACAACATCCTCTCGACCGGCATCATCGCCGCGAAACTCGAAGACGGCGACGAACTCGTCGACGTGAAGGTCACCGACGGGACCAAGGACCTCCTGATAGCCACCGCCGACGGCATGTCCATCCGCTTCGACGAGAGCGAGGCCCGCGAGATGGGCCGCAACGCCCGCGGCGTCCACGGCGTCGACCTCCAGGACGGCGACGAGGTGGTCGGCATGGTCGCGGCCGACGACGACACCGACGAGGACCTGCTGACCGTGACCGAACGGGGCTACGGCAAGCGCACGCCGCTCGCGGAGTACCGCCCGCAGTCGCGTAACGGCATGGGCCTGGTCGACATCAAGACCGGCGACCGCAACGGGTCGGTCACGTCGGTCAAGGCGGTCGGCCCCGACGACGGACTCATCATCATGAGTTCGGGCGGCCAGATCATGCGCATCCGGGCCGACGACATCTCGGAGGTCGGCCGGAACACGATGGGCGTGAAGGTGATGGAACTCGAAGGTGACGACACGGTCGCGAGCGTCGACGTGCTGCCCGGCGGACGCCGGGAATCCGGCGACGAGTCGGCCGACCTCGAAGCCGAAGTCGCCGAAGAGTAACGCCGAACGACCGCCTCTCGCGATTCTTCTCTCATTTCCGTGGGTCGTTCGTTCTTCGTCGGTCGTTCGTTTTCAGCAGTTGGTCACTTTTTCGCGGTCGTTCGCTCGCCGTTCGCTATCCGCTCGACGTCGTGGAGGTCGGCGACCTCGTACGTCGGTTCGACCGAGAGTTCGAGGTCGGCGCGGTGGGCGCGCCGGACGAACGCCGAGTCCATCCCGGCCCGGCGGGCGGCCTCGACGTCGCTCTCGCTGTCGCCGACGTAGAGCGCGCGGTCGGGGTCGGCGCCTATGTCGGCGAGCGCGCGTTCGAGGTAGTAGGGTTCGGGCTTCTTCCGGGCGACGCTCTCGATCGTCGCCTCCCGGCCGTAGTAGGTTTCGAACAGGTCGCCGAACTCGAAGAACTCCAGGATGAACTCGATGGTTTCGTGCTGGTTCGAACTCACGATACCGAAGTAGTGGTCGAAGTTCGCCAGCGCGACCACGTCGTCGTAACAGTCGCGCACGCCGTCCTCGAACTCCGCGCGCTGGCCCTTCGAGGCGAGGCGGTCGCGGGCCGCCCAGAAGGTCTCCCGGTCGACGCCGTAGGCCCCGCAGACGTCCCGGAGGAGGTCGGGGGTGACTCCGTACATCACGTCCTCGACGTGGGACTCCTCGGCGTCGTCGATGCCGACCGCTTCGAAGGCGCTCCGCGCCGCCTCCCTGAGGGTGTCAATGCTCGGCGGTTCGACCAGCACGCCGTCGTTGTCGAACAGCACCGCGTCGTAGGCCGTCATTTCGCTCGTGCGTGCTCGCGGCGGCGACTTGAGGTCGTCGGTTCGCGGACGTCGGTTCGCGGACGTCGGTTCACGGACATCGGCTCTACTCGTCGAGGTCGGCGCCGGCAAGCGCGCCGACGGTCGCGCCGACCGCCGCCGGGTCGGGCGCGACGCCGACGAAGACGCCCATCTCCTCGTCGGCGTCCCACGCGACGACGTGGGCGGCGCGCTCGAACGCCCGTACCGTCACCTGGACCTCACCGAGGAGGTGGGTCAGTTCGTCGTGGTCGTGGGCCGCCAGTTGTTCGCCGACCACGGTATCGACGAGGTCGAGGATTTCGTTCGGGGAGTACCCCTCGTGCACGTCGTCGTGGAGGTACGCCAGGGTGTAGTCGTGGGCCGGGAGGTTCCCGTAGAACACGCCGTGGAGGTCCTCGCCGAGTTCCGCGCGGAGTTCGTCCACGAGCGAATCGACCTGCTCTCGCATACGCTCGGATTCTCCAGCGCGATAATAAATCCACCAGATAATCGTTGAAGGAGGCCGATTCGACGTAATATCTACACCATCGACGAAGAAACCGGGGCTCGAAGGCAGGAGTCCGATGCGTCCAAACAGGACGTCTTGCGAACGCTCCCCCGGTATCGCGATGCGGTCGACAGGGCGCGAAGCGCCCGCACCAACGGGTTGTAGGATGTGAGCGAGACGACGGCGCATCGCGCCGTCGTCTCGCTCGCGTGTCCTTTTTTGGTCCAGATTTTTTCGAGAAGTGGTGGCCGAGCAGGCCGAAGGCCTGCTCGGCGACCCGACGAAGAAAAAAGGTGGTTTTAGAGGATGCGCTTTCCGAGCGCGCTCGCGGCGAGTTCGACCGCGAGTTCGGCGGTTTCGTTGTGTTGGTCGAGAATTGGATTCACCTCCACGACTTCGAGCGACCGGAGCGCGTCGTCCTCCTCGCCGCGCTCGGCGACCATCTCCAGGGCGGTGTGCGCCTCGCGGTAGGTGACGCCGCCGCGGACGGGGGTGCCGACGCCGGGCGCCTCCTTGGGGTCGAGCCAGTCGAGGTCGAGGCTGACGTGGATGCCGTCGGTGCCGTTCGTCACCACGTCCAGCGCGTCCTCGACGACCGGCGCGATGCCGCGTTCGTCGATTTCGGACATCGGGTAGGCGGTGACGTCGCTGTCGCGGATGGCCTCGCGTTCGGTTTCGTCGAGGCTCCGGAGACCGACGATGGCGACGTTCTCCTCGCGGATGTTCGGGGCGTTGGCCCACTCGGTGTCGGCGAAGTC comes from the Halorussus vallis genome and includes:
- a CDS encoding mechanosensitive ion channel family protein; the protein is MLDALRRAALGSTGRAPSLTDRGVVALLQDGGGGFEWPTTTEELIAEFGGLIGDVIAFVLAFVVVYFVGRYLLVNLVDRTMRARGIDETVRQLATRTAGAVALFVAVAVAFTVAGFGAFLAAFATLGGALALAAGFAAQDLVANFVAGVFILKDEPFEVGDWIEWSDYAGVVREIDLRVTKVETFNNEVVTVPNSELANNPVTNPMANEKLRMQFTFGIGYDDDIDEAADIIVADAESCEEILSDPAPSVRTTELADSYVGLESRIWIDDPGRGKFKEVLSEHVEGVKERFDAEGVEMPYPYRELTGGIGIEEVNNVDQVRVTGD
- the gyrB gene encoding DNA topoisomerase (ATP-hydrolyzing) subunit B, which translates into the protein MSQESEYGAGQIQVLEGLQAVRKRPAMYIGSTDTRGLHHLVYEVVDNSIDEALAGYCSAIDVTLHEDGSVSIADDGRGIPVDTHEEYDAPALEVILTVLHAGGKFDNKSYQVSGGLHGVGVSVVNALSERFEIEVRRDGGVFRHAFERGEPAGEMERVRDLEDGEETGTYQRFWPDGDIFETTEFKFSTLATRLRELAFLNSGVAITLTDERDGQTETFEYEGGIREFVEYLNETKTPLHRDVIYFEDEADNIQVEVAMQATDELQGSIHAFANNINTREGGTHLTGFKTALTRVVNDYANDNGMLNDLDENLTGEDVREGLTAVISVKHPDPQFEGQTKTKLGNSEVRGIAESTVHEGLATFFEENPDTAEAIISKAVEAAKARKAAKKAEELTRRKNALESTALPGKLADCQSRDPSDAELFVVEGDSAGGSAKQARDREFQAILPLFGKVLNVEKHRLDRVLENDKIRNFITAIGTGVGDEFDLDEARYHKIIIMTDADVDGAHIRTLYLTLLYRYMRPLLEAGYVYAAQPPLYRIRYRGETYDAMTEAEREEIIEEKCDGNPSQVQRFKGLGEMNPEQLWETTMNPDNRILKQVTIEDAAAADKMFSVLMGDAVEPRKQFIKEHATEAEWVDI
- the gyrA gene encoding DNA gyrase subunit A — protein: MSADTPDLPDEVAERVRSVRVEDEMEQSYIDYAMSVIAGRALPDVRDGLKPVHRRILYAMHRAGITSGAGHRKCSNIVGDTMGDFHPHGDQSIYDALARMAQPFSMRYPLVDGQGNFGSVDGDPPAAMRYTEARMDSIAEELLADIDMDTVDWQSNYDDRLQEPEVLPSAFPNLLVNGSSGIAVGMSTNIPPHNLGEVIDATVELIENPEATVEDLMEHVKGPDFPTGANIVGRNAVHAAYKTGRGRIRVRAEFEVEENENGSDRILITELPFQTNKARMIEKIANSVNEGTIEGIRDLRDESDRDGIRIVVELKQNAMAEVVKNQLLEQYLEKTFGVINLALVDGQPQVLTLKETIEHYLDHRKDVVRRRSQHELDEAEDRAHILEGRLTALANADDVVDIIQDAEDRDEAKADLRAEYDFSEEQVDHIVRMQLGSLTSLEAAEIEDEYEEVQARIERLEEILGNESELLAVIKEELLEVKDEYADDRRTSFIEDTAEVTREDLIAEEDVVVVLTEQDYVKRMPVAQFDAQNRGGKGIIGGDIKEGDRVSKVFRANTHDHLLCFTNHGQVYRLKAYEIPEMSRTARGKSAINLLDLDDGEELTAVVNTDDFADDECLSMVTRDGYVKRTATEEFDNILSTGIIAAKLEDGDELVDVKVTDGTKDLLIATADGMSIRFDESEAREMGRNARGVHGVDLQDGDEVVGMVAADDDTDEDLLTVTERGYGKRTPLAEYRPQSRNGMGLVDIKTGDRNGSVTSVKAVGPDDGLIIMSSGGQIMRIRADDISEVGRNTMGVKVMELEGDDTVASVDVLPGGRRESGDESADLEAEVAEE
- a CDS encoding HAD family hydrolase, coding for MTAYDAVLFDNDGVLVEPPSIDTLREAARSAFEAVGIDDAEESHVEDVMYGVTPDLLRDVCGAYGVDRETFWAARDRLASKGQRAEFEDGVRDCYDDVVALANFDHYFGIVSSNQHETIEFILEFFEFGDLFETYYGREATIESVARKKPEPYYLERALADIGADPDRALYVGDSESDVEAARRAGMDSAFVRRAHRADLELSVEPTYEVADLHDVERIANGERTTAKK
- the rocF gene encoding arginase; translated protein: MSRQVQIIGAPMDLGANRRGVDMGPSAIRYAGLADELRAAGVETTDAGDLRVPRAEERDPEAEAPVEGKAKFLRETADVCTRLSDEVAAALDDETFPLVLGGDHSIAIGTAGGAARDADLGVIWFDAHGDFNTPKTSPSGNVHGMPLAALLGIGDFADTEWANAPNIREENVAIVGLRSLDETEREAIRDSDVTAYPMSEIDERGIAPVVEDALDVVTNGTDGIHVSLDLDWLDPKEAPGVGTPVRGGVTYREAHTALEMVAERGEEDDALRSLEVVEVNPILDQHNETAELAVELAASALGKRIL